In Hymenobacter gelipurpurascens, one DNA window encodes the following:
- a CDS encoding DNA topoisomerase IB, producing MSLSTARPKTQKKRLDPLEEAHLLYKDPARQAELAGLRYLTDAKPGITRQPAAEGSFQYLSAKGEPVTDEKTLARINGFVIPPAWTDVWISPSPNTHLQVTGRDAKGRKQYLYHGAWDEARSLTKFSRLRAFGEKLADLRLQIQKDLARPKLDKPKVIAIVLTLMDQSFIRIGNKEYAKKNKTYGLTTLRDRHVEVNGADVRFAFVGKKGVAHDLTIHDRKLARLVQKCKEIPGQHLFQYYAPDGHRAELESGDVNAYLQEVTGLKLSAKDFRTWGGTVKMVECLESIIEEEPEFPKPKTLKRAVRDVAQNLGNTPTVCSKYYIHPQVVELFNSDQLIDYLRRHNADPAEDDLLTPTEHMVLEMLEELDRGNN from the coding sequence ATGTCCCTCAGCACTGCCCGCCCCAAAACCCAAAAGAAACGTCTTGATCCCCTGGAAGAGGCGCACCTGCTTTACAAAGACCCGGCTCGCCAAGCCGAACTGGCCGGCCTGCGCTACCTCACCGATGCTAAGCCCGGCATTACGCGCCAGCCCGCCGCCGAGGGCAGCTTTCAGTATCTGAGTGCCAAAGGAGAGCCCGTTACGGATGAGAAAACGCTGGCCCGCATCAACGGCTTCGTGATTCCGCCGGCCTGGACGGATGTATGGATTTCGCCCTCGCCCAACACCCACCTGCAAGTAACTGGCCGCGACGCCAAAGGTCGCAAGCAATACCTCTACCACGGCGCCTGGGACGAGGCCCGCAGCCTTACCAAGTTCAGCCGCCTGCGCGCGTTTGGGGAGAAGCTGGCCGATTTGCGCCTGCAGATTCAGAAAGACCTGGCCCGCCCCAAGCTGGATAAGCCCAAAGTAATTGCTATTGTCCTGACCCTGATGGACCAGTCGTTTATCCGGATTGGGAATAAGGAGTACGCCAAGAAGAACAAAACGTACGGCCTCACCACACTCCGCGACCGGCATGTGGAAGTAAATGGCGCCGATGTACGCTTTGCCTTTGTGGGTAAAAAAGGCGTGGCCCACGACCTGACCATTCATGACCGGAAGCTGGCCCGCCTAGTGCAGAAGTGCAAGGAGATACCAGGGCAGCACCTATTTCAGTATTATGCCCCCGACGGGCACCGCGCCGAGCTGGAATCGGGCGATGTGAATGCGTATCTGCAGGAAGTTACGGGCCTGAAGCTGTCGGCCAAGGACTTCCGTACCTGGGGCGGCACCGTGAAAATGGTGGAGTGTCTGGAATCTATAATTGAGGAGGAGCCCGAGTTTCCGAAGCCCAAAACCCTAAAACGGGCCGTGCGGGATGTAGCCCAGAACCTGGGCAACACGCCCACCGTGTGCTCTAAATACTATATCCATCCACAAGTAGTCGAGCTATTCAACTCCGATCAACTCATCGACTACCTCCGCCGCCACAATGCCGACCCTGCCGAAGACGACCTGCTCACGCCCACAGAGCACATGGTGCTGGAGATGCTGGAAGAGCTGGACCGAGGGAATAACTGA